One window of the candidate division WOR-3 bacterium genome contains the following:
- a CDS encoding DUF296 domain-containing protein, whose translation MQVLKVKNGYVLKLETNEDIMALLKDFTKQKKIKGAFLFGLGAGKEITLGYYDPLKKNYQKRFFAEDYEFASIIGNIAYLDEEPILHIHCTISPGNFNTYSGHLFSAKVAATVELLIIPLDKKLLRKPDTKTGLNLLFFDPSKTSKR comes from the coding sequence ATGCAAGTCTTAAAAGTAAAAAATGGATATGTTTTGAAATTAGAAACAAACGAAGATATAATGGCATTACTCAAAGACTTTACGAAACAAAAGAAGATTAAAGGAGCATTTCTCTTTGGACTCGGTGCTGGTAAAGAGATTACACTGGGATATTATGACCCGTTAAAAAAGAACTATCAGAAACGATTTTTTGCGGAAGATTATGAGTTTGCTTCCATCATCGGCAACATTGCCTATTTAGATGAAGAGCCAATATTACATATTCATTGCACAATTAGCCCGGGTAATTTTAATACTTATAGTGGCCATCTGTTTTCAGCAAAAGTAGCAGCAACGGTCGAACTCTTGATAATTCCTTTAGATAAAAAATTATTACGAAAACCTGATACCAAAACCGGACTTAACCTGCTATTTTTTGACCCGAGTAAAACAAGTAAAAGGTAA
- the uvrB gene encoding excinuclease ABC subunit UvrB encodes MFKLKAPFKPTGDQPSAISALVKGLKENKKYQTLLGVTGSGKTFTMANVIAQINRPVIVISHNKTLAAQLYGEFKQFFPENAVEYFISYYDYYQPEAYVPEMDLYIEKDASINEEIEQMRLRATSSLIERRDVIIVASVSCIYNLGEPEEYKESLLPISLDKNISRDELIEKLVYLQYARNDTELKRSCFRVRGDVIEIHPSHRDYGVRVEFGANNIERISIFDILNRSVLETRERIVIYPAKYFVTSGNKLERAIRSIEAELSQRLAELQSQNKLLEMQRLKTRTKFDIEMLREFGYCPGIENYSRHLSGRPPGSRPYCLLDYFPSDYLMIIDESHQTIPQIIGMYNGDRARKEVLVEHGFRLPSCLDNRPLKFDEFQSLINQCIFTSATPTEFEIRLSGGEVVEQIVRPTGLVDPQMIVRPTTNQVDDLIKEIRIRMERKERVLVTTLTKRMAEDLAEYLTEMGLRVKYLHSEIDAIERIEILRGLRLGEFDVLVGINLLREGLDLPEVSLVAILDADKEGFLRDERSIIQTAGRAARNVSGVVILYADNITKSIKNALAEAERRRQKQIEYNRQHKITPKSIEKSITQVIKTTIVADAKVSSDVIEEIEQGADKKEILTRLEQAMRQAAENLEFEKAAKIRDQIKKLKQELLDQEFIKNRKKPTIHK; translated from the coding sequence ATGTTCAAATTAAAAGCACCTTTTAAGCCCACTGGCGACCAACCATCAGCAATCTCCGCTTTAGTTAAAGGTCTTAAGGAGAATAAAAAGTATCAGACGCTTTTGGGTGTTACTGGTTCTGGTAAGACCTTTACAATGGCTAATGTAATTGCTCAAATTAATCGGCCGGTGATTGTTATCTCCCATAATAAAACTTTAGCTGCACAACTATATGGAGAATTCAAACAGTTCTTTCCCGAAAATGCCGTAGAATATTTTATTTCTTATTATGACTACTATCAACCGGAAGCCTATGTGCCGGAAATGGATTTGTATATTGAGAAAGATGCTTCAATTAATGAAGAGATCGAACAGATGCGTTTACGAGCAACATCAAGTCTCATTGAACGCAGAGATGTTATTATTGTTGCTTCGGTCTCTTGTATTTATAATTTAGGTGAACCTGAAGAATATAAAGAATCATTATTGCCCATTAGTTTGGATAAGAATATCAGCCGAGATGAATTGATTGAAAAACTGGTCTATCTGCAATATGCACGCAATGACACTGAACTTAAAAGGTCTTGTTTTCGCGTGCGTGGGGATGTTATTGAAATTCATCCTTCACATCGTGATTATGGAGTAAGAGTTGAATTTGGCGCAAATAATATTGAACGGATTTCAATCTTTGATATTCTTAATCGGTCAGTATTAGAAACCAGAGAACGGATTGTTATCTATCCGGCAAAATATTTTGTTACCAGCGGTAATAAGTTGGAACGTGCCATTAGAAGTATTGAAGCCGAACTTTCCCAAAGATTAGCCGAACTCCAGTCCCAAAATAAGTTATTAGAAATGCAAAGATTAAAAACCCGAACCAAATTTGACATTGAAATGTTACGCGAATTTGGTTATTGCCCAGGAATTGAAAATTATTCTCGACATCTTTCGGGACGGCCACCAGGTTCAAGACCTTATTGCCTTTTAGACTATTTTCCGTCTGACTATTTAATGATTATTGATGAATCACATCAGACAATTCCTCAAATAATCGGAATGTATAATGGCGACCGAGCGCGCAAAGAAGTCCTGGTGGAACATGGTTTTCGTTTACCTTCTTGTTTAGATAACCGACCATTGAAATTTGATGAGTTTCAGTCTTTAATCAATCAATGCATCTTTACTTCAGCAACCCCAACTGAGTTTGAAATTCGGTTAAGCGGGGGAGAGGTAGTGGAACAAATAGTGAGACCAACTGGATTAGTTGACCCTCAAATGATTGTCCGGCCAACAACTAATCAAGTTGATGATTTAATTAAAGAAATCCGCATCAGAATGGAAAGAAAGGAACGCGTCTTGGTTACAACCTTGACAAAACGGATGGCAGAAGATTTGGCAGAATATCTGACCGAAATGGGGCTTAGAGTAAAATATCTCCATTCAGAAATTGATGCCATTGAAAGAATTGAGATTCTACGCGGATTGAGATTAGGTGAATTTGATGTACTGGTCGGAATTAATTTGTTGCGGGAAGGACTGGATTTACCCGAAGTATCATTAGTCGCAATTTTAGATGCTGATAAAGAAGGATTTTTACGAGATGAACGCAGTATTATTCAGACCGCAGGTCGTGCGGCACGCAATGTTTCTGGAGTTGTTATTCTTTACGCGGATAATATCACAAAATCAATTAAAAACGCTTTGGCTGAAGCCGAACGCAGACGACAAAAACAGATTGAATATAACCGCCAACATAAGATTACGCCCAAATCCATCGAAAAATCAATAACTCAAGTAATCAAAACAACCATTGTGGCTGATGCAAAAGTAAGCAGTGATGTTATTGAAGAGATCGAGCAAGGTGCAGATAAAAAGGAAATTTTGACTCGTTTAGAACAAGCAATGCGCCAAGCCGCAGAGAATTTAGAATTCGAAAAAGCAGCAAAGATTCGTGACCAAATTAAAAAACTAAAGCAAGAATTACTTGACCAGGAATTCATTAAGAACCGAAAAAAACCGACGATTCACAAGTAA
- a CDS encoding nucleoside recognition protein, translated as MKIIIPVYTLVYILSLTPVLKTFADFLKPAMKHFGLPGESALALILGNFINLYAAIGVIPLLKLSPHQVTTIALMLLTSHSQILETSVFIKLKTRFLFLLFLRIIIAIIVGYVFARI; from the coding sequence ATGAAAATAATTATTCCTGTTTACACTTTGGTGTATATACTTTCTTTAACACCGGTATTAAAAACCTTCGCCGATTTTCTTAAACCCGCAATGAAGCATTTTGGATTACCAGGAGAAAGTGCTTTAGCACTAATTCTGGGCAATTTTATTAATCTCTATGCCGCAATCGGCGTAATCCCATTATTAAAACTCTCACCGCACCAAGTTACGACCATCGCCTTAATGCTTCTAACTTCTCATAGTCAGATTCTGGAAACATCGGTCTTTATTAAACTCAAGACACGATTTTTATTCCTCTTATTTTTAAGAATTATCATTGCGATAATTGTTGGTTATGTCTTTGCCCGCATATGA
- a CDS encoding nucleoside recognition protein, with amino-acid sequence MIIANYLKGISSLGIKTFIILFLVFVLLELIQRSGILSKGYQAIAKVVKFIGFNIQGTAPLLAGIILGIIYGAGVIDDLIKQGSVDKKQVFLVSVFLSMCHAIFEDTGLFLMLGASFFWITVPRLLLAIVVTFIISKLTK; translated from the coding sequence ATGATTATTGCTAATTATTTGAAAGGTATTTCCAGTTTAGGTATTAAAACCTTCATTATTCTTTTCTTAGTCTTTGTTTTATTGGAACTAATCCAAAGAAGCGGAATCTTAAGTAAAGGTTATCAAGCAATAGCAAAAGTTGTTAAGTTTATCGGATTTAATATTCAAGGCACGGCACCCCTTTTAGCCGGGATTATCTTGGGTATTATTTATGGTGCCGGAGTTATTGATGACTTGATTAAACAGGGAAGTGTTGATAAGAAACAAGTCTTTTTAGTGTCCGTATTTCTTTCAATGTGCCATGCAATATTTGAAGATACAGGGTTATTTCTCATGCTCGGGGCAAGTTTTTTTTGGATAACCGTGCCCAGATTATTACTGGCAATAGTCGTAACATTTATAATCAGTAAACTCACTAAATAA